A genomic segment from Vidua macroura isolate BioBank_ID:100142 chromosome Z, ASM2450914v1, whole genome shotgun sequence encodes:
- the C9orf72 gene encoding guanine nucleotide exchange factor C9orf72 homolog isoform X1, with the protein MSALCPPPSPAVAKTEISLNGESPLLAATFAYWDNILGPRVRHIWAPKTEQVLLSDGEITFLANHTLNGEILRNAESGAIDVKFFVLAEKRVIIVSLIFDGNWNGDRSTYGLSIILPQSELGFYLPLHRVCVDRLTHIIRKGRIWMHKERQEHFQKIVLEGTERMEAQGQSIIPMLTGEVIPVMELLSSMKSHSVPEEIDISDTVLNDDDIGDSCHESFLLNAISSHLQTCGCSVVVGSSAEKVNKIVRTLCLFLTPSERKCSRLCRSESSFKYESGLFVQGLLKDATGSFVLPFRQVMYAPYPTTHIDVDINTVKQMPPCHEHIYNQRRYMRSELTAFWRANSDEEMSQDHIIHTDESFTPDLNVFQDIVHRDTLVKAFLDQIFHLKPGLSLRSTFLAQFLLVLHRKALTLIKYIEDDTQKGKKPFKSLRSLKIDLDLTAEGDLNIIMALAEKIKPGLHSFIFGRPFYTSVQERDMLMTF; encoded by the exons ATGTCAGCTCTTTGTCCACCACCGTCTCCTGCAGTTGCTAAGACAGAGATCTCTTTAAATGGCGAATCACCATTATTAGCTGCCACTTTTGCTTACTGGGATAATATTCTTGGTCCCCGAGTGCGGCACATCTGGGCTCCAAAGACAGAACAGGTACTTCTCAGTGATGGTGAAATAACTTTTCTTGCTAACCACACCCTGAATGGAGAAATACTTCGGAATGCAGAAAGTGGCGCAATAGATGTGAAGTTCTTTGTTTTGGCTGAAAAAAGAGTAATCATTGTGTCATTAATCTTTGATGGAAACTGGAACGGAGACAGAAGCACATATGGACTATCAATTATACTTCCGCAAAGTGAACTTGGTTTCTACCTGCCACTTCACAGGGTGTGCGTGGATAGGTTAACACATATTATAAGGAAAGGAAGGATATGGATGCATAAG GAGAGGCAAGAACATTTCCAGAAGATTGTCTTAGAAGGCACAGAAAGAATGGAGGCTCAG GGTCAGAGCATCATTCCAATGCTGACAGGAGAAGTCATTCCTGTAATGGAACTCCTTTCATCTATGAAATCACACAGTGTTCCAGAAGAAATAGAT ATAAGTGACACAGTGCTAAATGATGATGACATTGGGGATAGTTGCCATGAAAGCTTTCTCCTCAA tgcTATTAGTTCACACCTACAGACCTGTGGTTGTTCTGTAGTTGTAGGAAGCAGTGCAGAAAAAGTTAATAAG ATTGTGAGAACATTGTGCCTGTTTCTCACACCATCTGAGCGGAAGTGTTCCAGACTCTGTAGAAGTGAGTCCTCTTTCAAATATGAGTCAGGACTTTTTGTTCAAGGCTTACTCAAA GATGCAACAGGAAGCTTTGTGTTGCCCTTCCGTCAAGTAATGTATGCCCCATACCCTACTACGCATATAGATGTGGACATCAATACAGTGAAGCAGATGCCCCCTTGTCATGAACACATCTATAACCAACGACGATACATGAGATCTGAGCTGACAGCATTTTGGAGAGCTAATTCAGATGAAGAAATGTCTCAAGATCATATTATCCACACAGATGAGAGTTTCACACCTGATTT AAACGTCTTTCAAGATATCGTACATAGAGATACATTAGTAAAAGCCTTCCTGGATCAG ATCTTTCACCTGAAGCCTGGCTTGTCTCTAAGGAGTACTTTTCTTGCACAATTTCTGCTAGTCCTTCACAGAAAAGCCTTAACTTTAATAAAGTACATAGAGGATGACAC gcaaaaaggcaaaaaaccttTTAAGTCTCTTCGTAGCTTAAAGATAGATCTCGACTTGACAGCAGAGGGCGATCTTAACATAATAATGGCTTTGGCTGAGAAGATTAAACCAGGTCTACACTCCTTTATCTTTGGGAGGCCGTTCTACACTAGTGTACAAGAACGTGACATGCTCATGACATTTTAA
- the C9orf72 gene encoding guanine nucleotide exchange factor C9orf72 homolog isoform X3, protein MSALCPPPSPAVAKTEISLNGESPLLAATFAYWDNILGPRVRHIWAPKTEQVLLSDGEITFLANHTLNGEILRNAESGAIDVKFFVLAEKRVIIVSLIFDGNWNGDRSTYGLSIILPQSELGFYLPLHRVCVDRLTHIIRKGRIWMHKERQEHFQKIVLEGTERMEAQGQSIIPMLTGEVIPVMELLSSMKSHSVPEEIDISDTVLNDDDIGDSCHESFLLNAISSHLQTCGCSVVVGSSAEKVNKAQQRLETQERLFLTSLHPPFREL, encoded by the exons ATGTCAGCTCTTTGTCCACCACCGTCTCCTGCAGTTGCTAAGACAGAGATCTCTTTAAATGGCGAATCACCATTATTAGCTGCCACTTTTGCTTACTGGGATAATATTCTTGGTCCCCGAGTGCGGCACATCTGGGCTCCAAAGACAGAACAGGTACTTCTCAGTGATGGTGAAATAACTTTTCTTGCTAACCACACCCTGAATGGAGAAATACTTCGGAATGCAGAAAGTGGCGCAATAGATGTGAAGTTCTTTGTTTTGGCTGAAAAAAGAGTAATCATTGTGTCATTAATCTTTGATGGAAACTGGAACGGAGACAGAAGCACATATGGACTATCAATTATACTTCCGCAAAGTGAACTTGGTTTCTACCTGCCACTTCACAGGGTGTGCGTGGATAGGTTAACACATATTATAAGGAAAGGAAGGATATGGATGCATAAG GAGAGGCAAGAACATTTCCAGAAGATTGTCTTAGAAGGCACAGAAAGAATGGAGGCTCAG GGTCAGAGCATCATTCCAATGCTGACAGGAGAAGTCATTCCTGTAATGGAACTCCTTTCATCTATGAAATCACACAGTGTTCCAGAAGAAATAGAT ATAAGTGACACAGTGCTAAATGATGATGACATTGGGGATAGTTGCCATGAAAGCTTTCTCCTCAA tgcTATTAGTTCACACCTACAGACCTGTGGTTGTTCTGTAGTTGTAGGAAGCAGTGCAGAAAAAGTTAATAAG gcacagcagagacTGGAGACACAGGAGAGACTGTTCCTTACCTCActgcaccctcctttcagggagctgtag
- the C9orf72 gene encoding guanine nucleotide exchange factor C9orf72 homolog isoform X2 codes for MSALCPPPSPAVAKTEISLNGESPLLAATFAYWDNILGPRVRHIWAPKTEQERQEHFQKIVLEGTERMEAQGQSIIPMLTGEVIPVMELLSSMKSHSVPEEIDISDTVLNDDDIGDSCHESFLLNAISSHLQTCGCSVVVGSSAEKVNKIVRTLCLFLTPSERKCSRLCRSESSFKYESGLFVQGLLKDATGSFVLPFRQVMYAPYPTTHIDVDINTVKQMPPCHEHIYNQRRYMRSELTAFWRANSDEEMSQDHIIHTDESFTPDLNVFQDIVHRDTLVKAFLDQIFHLKPGLSLRSTFLAQFLLVLHRKALTLIKYIEDDTQKGKKPFKSLRSLKIDLDLTAEGDLNIIMALAEKIKPGLHSFIFGRPFYTSVQERDMLMTF; via the exons ATGTCAGCTCTTTGTCCACCACCGTCTCCTGCAGTTGCTAAGACAGAGATCTCTTTAAATGGCGAATCACCATTATTAGCTGCCACTTTTGCTTACTGGGATAATATTCTTGGTCCCCGAGTGCGGCACATCTGGGCTCCAAAGACAGAACAG GAGAGGCAAGAACATTTCCAGAAGATTGTCTTAGAAGGCACAGAAAGAATGGAGGCTCAG GGTCAGAGCATCATTCCAATGCTGACAGGAGAAGTCATTCCTGTAATGGAACTCCTTTCATCTATGAAATCACACAGTGTTCCAGAAGAAATAGAT ATAAGTGACACAGTGCTAAATGATGATGACATTGGGGATAGTTGCCATGAAAGCTTTCTCCTCAA tgcTATTAGTTCACACCTACAGACCTGTGGTTGTTCTGTAGTTGTAGGAAGCAGTGCAGAAAAAGTTAATAAG ATTGTGAGAACATTGTGCCTGTTTCTCACACCATCTGAGCGGAAGTGTTCCAGACTCTGTAGAAGTGAGTCCTCTTTCAAATATGAGTCAGGACTTTTTGTTCAAGGCTTACTCAAA GATGCAACAGGAAGCTTTGTGTTGCCCTTCCGTCAAGTAATGTATGCCCCATACCCTACTACGCATATAGATGTGGACATCAATACAGTGAAGCAGATGCCCCCTTGTCATGAACACATCTATAACCAACGACGATACATGAGATCTGAGCTGACAGCATTTTGGAGAGCTAATTCAGATGAAGAAATGTCTCAAGATCATATTATCCACACAGATGAGAGTTTCACACCTGATTT AAACGTCTTTCAAGATATCGTACATAGAGATACATTAGTAAAAGCCTTCCTGGATCAG ATCTTTCACCTGAAGCCTGGCTTGTCTCTAAGGAGTACTTTTCTTGCACAATTTCTGCTAGTCCTTCACAGAAAAGCCTTAACTTTAATAAAGTACATAGAGGATGACAC gcaaaaaggcaaaaaaccttTTAAGTCTCTTCGTAGCTTAAAGATAGATCTCGACTTGACAGCAGAGGGCGATCTTAACATAATAATGGCTTTGGCTGAGAAGATTAAACCAGGTCTACACTCCTTTATCTTTGGGAGGCCGTTCTACACTAGTGTACAAGAACGTGACATGCTCATGACATTTTAA